One window of the Oncorhynchus clarkii lewisi isolate Uvic-CL-2024 chromosome 19, UVic_Ocla_1.0, whole genome shotgun sequence genome contains the following:
- the LOC139375481 gene encoding complement factor D produces the protein MGCERRLFLTAALLAVFLCSDAITGGREAEAHSRPYMASLQVADGGRMKHECGGFLVADQWVMSAAHCFLSGSEGRKVVLGAHSLSETEDSKQTFDIVQVFSHPDFSISNYDNDIALVKLDRPIIASDAVKSLKFQSDDGADPATEQEVNTAGWGSLNNLGSRPDKLQELVIAVMNRVRCGRSDYYGRKFTKNMLCAASKQSDTCDGDSGGPLLYNGVAVGITSNGGKKCGSSKKPGLYTTISHYSQWIDKTMTQ, from the exons atgGGCTGTGAGAGACGGCTGTTCCTGACTGCTGCTCTGCTGGCTGTCTTTTTATGCA GTGATGCTATCACCGGTGGACGAGAGGCGGAGGCCCACTCCCGTCCATACATGGCCTCACTGCAGGTCGCCGACGGAGGCAGGATGAAACATGAGTGCGGAGGGTTTCTGGTGGCCGATCAGTGGGTGATGAGCGCCGCACACTGCTTCCTCTCTGG GTCAGAAGGGAGGAAGGTGGTCCTAGGAGCTCACTCTCTGAGCGAAACGGAGGATTCTAAACAAACCTTTGACATTGTTCAAGTGTTCAGTCACCCTGATTTCAGCATCTCTAACTATGATAATGACATTGCTTTGGTCAAG CTGGACCGGCCAATCATTGCCAGTGATGCAGTAAAGTCCCTGAAGTTCCAGAGTGACGATGGGGCTGACCCCGCCACGGAACAGGAGGTCAACACGGCGGGGTGGGGGTCACTGAACAACCTGGGGTCACGTCCTGACAAGCTACAGGAACTGGTCATCGCTGTGATGAACCGTGTTCGATGCGGCCGCAGTGACTACTATGGCAGGAAGTTCACCAAAAACATGCTGTGTGCGGCCAGCAAACAGAGTGACACCTGTGAT GGTGATTCTGGAGGTCCTCTCCTGTATAATGGTGTAGCAGTTGGGATCACTTCAAATGGAGGGAAGAAGTGTGGATCCAGCAAGAAGCCTGGTTTATACACCACCATCTCCCACTACAGCCAGTGGATAGACAAGACCATGACTCAATAG